One Spea bombifrons isolate aSpeBom1 chromosome 1, aSpeBom1.2.pri, whole genome shotgun sequence DNA window includes the following coding sequences:
- the TMEM271 gene encoding transmembrane protein 271, whose translation MKWGARGACAALSSCFLLACALSASAVGLKCFSLGSELKGEPFRLGTAAGAFYSGLLLAAGLSLLGIALLCCQEDANGESKPGSQNFLLLGVLVFMLGVLSAFAGAVIDGDTVSLVERKYSHYCLQQPLPSGGGSDTKCQKLKDYQRGLVISTIFNSLECLLGMINLLLVKNYKSSQQRRRRRRRCGNRRLQSQSRGSIVSTEEHDFSPGDFPFQSVSYINVGVFHLFDEAGVEVHCGGHPSLELPGYSPRDPDLNPSYPYSYPLPHEQPPSYDEIYPTNEICSNSSTTTT comes from the coding sequence ATGAAGTGGGGTGCCCGGGGAGCTTGCGCCGCCCTCTCCAGCTGCTTCTTGCTTGCCTGCGCCCTGAGCGCATCCGCCGTGGGCCTCAAGTGCTTTTCACTGGGCTCTGAGCTGAAGGGGGAGCCGTTCCGCCTGGGCACAGCTGCTGGTGCCTTTTACTCGGGGCTGCTACTTGCTGCCGGCCTTTCCCTCCTAGGTATTGCTCTCCTCTGCTGCCAGGAGGATGCCAATGGAGAGAGCAAGCCTGGCAGCCAGAACTTCCTCCTCCTGGGAGTGTTGGTTTTTATGCTGGGGGTACTAAGCGCTTTTGCTGGAGCCGTTATAGATGGGGATACAGTTTCACTGGTGGAGAGGAAATACTCACACTATTGCTTGCAACAGCCGCTTCCTAGTGGAGGTGGCAGTGATACCAAATGTCAGAAGTTAAAGGATTATCAGCGTGGTTTAGTGATCTCTACCATTTTTAACTCATTGGAGTGCCTGCTAGGGATGATCAACCTGCTGCTGGTGAAAAACTACAAGTCTTCTCAGCAGCGCCGCAGAAGGAGGAGGAGATGTGGAAACAGGAGGCTTCAGAGTCAAAGCAGGGGCTCTATCGTCTCCACTGAGGAACATGACTTCTCCCCTGGGGATTTCCCCTTTCAGTCTGTCTCCTACATCAACGTGGGGGTGTTTCACCTATTTGATGAGGCAGGGGTGGAGGTGCACTGTGGGGGCCATCCGTCGTTGGAGTTGCCCGGATACTCCCCGAGGGACCCTGACTTAAATCCATCTTACCCTTATAGCTA